In Quercus robur chromosome 10, dhQueRobu3.1, whole genome shotgun sequence, a genomic segment contains:
- the LOC126704468 gene encoding 2-alkenal reductase (NADP(+)-dependent)-like — MAGDGEEVRNKQVLARDYIDGNPKETDMYFYTSSLSLKVPEGSKEVLVKNLYLSCDPYMRGIKAKIPDRLFYSFAPHSPIVGYGVAKVLESGHPDFKKGDFVWGVTKWEEYSLITMTESLFKIQHTDVPLSYYTGLLGMPGMTAYAGFYELCSPKKGEYVFVSSAFGAVGQLVGQLAKLMGCYVVGSAGSKEKVDILKSKFGFDEAFNYKEEHDLDAALKRCFPEGIDIYCDNVGGKMLDAVLLNMRFHGRIAVAGMISQYNLDQPEGIRNLLSLVYKRIRIEGFTVYDYYHLFPNFLDLVLPYIREGKIAYVEDIAEGLENGPAALVGIFSGHNVGKQVVVVARE, encoded by the exons ATGGCAGGTGATGGTGAAGAAGTGAGAAACAAACAGGTGCTAGCTAGAGACTACATAGATGGCAATCCCAAAGAAACGGACATGTACTTTTACACAAGTAGCTTAAGCTTGAAGGTGCCAGAGGGTTCAAAAGAAGTGttggtgaagaacctatacttATCCTGTGATCCTTACATGCGAGGCATTAAGGCCAAAATCCCAGATCGCCTTTTTTATTCCTTTGCTCCCCATTCA CCAATAGTTGGGTATGGAGTGGCTAAAGTTTTGGAATCTGGGCACCCGGACTTCAAGAAAGGAGATTTCGTTTGGGGTGTAACCAAATGGGAAGAATACAGCCTCATCACAATGACTGAAAGCctctttaaaatccagcacacTGATGTGCCCCTTTCCTACTATACTGGACTTCTTG GTATGCCTGGTATGACTGCTTATGCTGGTTTCTATGAGCTTTGTTCACCAAAGAAAGGAGAATATGTTTTTGTCTCATCAGCATTTGGTGCAGTTGGCCAACTAGTTGGGCAATTGGCCAAATTGATGGGTTGTTATGTTGTTGGAAGTGCTGGAAGCAAAGAAAAG GTTGATATACTAAAGAGCAAGTTTGGATTCGATGAGGCTTTCAATTATAAGGAAGAGCATGACTTGGATGCAGCTCTAAAAAG GTGTTTTCCTGAAGGCATTGACATTTACTGTGATAATGTCGGAGGCAAAATGCTTGATGCAGTTCTCCTTAACATGAGATTCCACGGTCGTATTGCAGTAGCTGGAATGATCTCACAATACaatcttgatcaacctgaagGCATAAGAAATTTATTATCTTTGGTATATAAGAGGATTCGTATAGAAGGATTTACAGTGTATGATTACTATCAC CTCTTTCCCAACTTCTTAGACCTTGTGCTGCCTTACATTAGAGAAGGAAAGATAGCATATGTGGAAGACATTGCTGAAGGCCTCGAAAATGGCCCTGCAGCTCTTGTAGGAATTTTTAGTGGCCACAATGTCGGAAAGCAAGTAGTTGTAGTTGCTCGGGAGTGA
- the LOC126702920 gene encoding uncharacterized protein LOC126702920, producing MLDVLYRATKYMNAEDSLLARKEKPRKRERQEDTRQDRGRKMARTGDQRDERRSRPFTRKFTSFTPLTALIDQVLIHIKNEGALTFPGKLKGDPNKRPRDKYCRFHRDHGHDTANCYDLKQQIEAFIRQGKLQRFVNKERTDPPQGKAPQRENKCPRPLIGDIRMIVGGTTAAGSSKKTRKTYLRMVDSVQLTGSVPKMPRMDNPIIGFSEDDARRLHHPHDNALVVSLQIRDYNMHQVLVNNGSSTDILYYLAFQQMRIDRERLTPTNAPLVGFGGPKVFPLGAITLFVTVGDYPQQITREVMFLVVDCSSAYNAILGWPTLNSWKAVTSTYHLMIKFSTDYGVGELRGNQVAVRECYIAMLEMEDQQQTMCIGEQRALPEPVEELEKVNLDNSRPKRTTRIGTLASWPVRQALMTFLRDNQDVFAWSHEDMPRIDPSVIVHKLNVSPSFPPIRQKKRVFAQEQDKAIMEEV from the coding sequence atgttgGACGTGCTCTATAGagccaccaagtacatgaacgcgGAAGATTCATTGCTGGCCCGCAAAGAGAAGCCTAGAAAGAGGGAAAGGCAGGAGGACACACGACAGGATAGGGGGCGAAAGATGGCTAGAACCGGAGATCAACGAGATGAAAGGCGCTCTAGACCCTTCACTAGGAAGTTCACGAGCTTCACCCCATTAACCGCCCTGATAGATCAAGTCttaatacatataaaaaatgaagGAGCACTAACGTTCCCTGGTAAGCTAAAGGGAGATCCCAACAAGAGGCCAAGGGACaagtattgccgcttccaccgtgaccacgGGCATGACACAGCCAACTGCTACGATTTGAAACAGCAGATTGAGGCTtttattagacaaggaaagttACAAAGGTTCGTCAACAAGGAAAGAACCGATCCGCCCCAGGGGAAAGCCCCACAGCGGGAGAACAAGTGCCCTAGACCACTTATAGGGGATATAAGAATGATCGTAGGGGGCACAACCGCTGCTGGATCTTCCAAAAAAACCCGCAAAACCTACCTTAGAATGGTCGATAGTGTCCAACTTACAGGATCCGTACCTAAGATGCCACGAATGGATAACCCCATCATCGGATTTTCAGAAGATGATGCTCGAAGACTTCACCATCCGCATGACAACGCACTTGTGGTCAGCTTGCAAATAAGAGATTATAACATGCATCAGGTCCTTGTCAACAACGGCAGCTCAACGGATATCCTATACTACCTAGcattccagcaaatgaggattgacagggaACGGTTAACCCCAACGAATGCCCCACTCGTGGGATTTGGAGGACCGAAGGTGTTCCCTTTGGGCGCAATCACACTATTTGTGACGGTAGGTGACTATCCTCAGCAGATCACTAGGGAGGTAATGTTTCTCGTAGTCGACTGCTCGTCCGCCTACAATGCCATTCTCGGATGGCCTACTCTCAATTCCTGGAAGGCGGTGACTTCAACATACCACTTGATGATTAAATTCTCGACGGATTACGGGGTAGGAGAACTGCGAGGAAATCAAGTGGCAGTGCGGGAATGCTATATTGCCATGTTAGAAATGGAGGATCAACAGCAAACGATGTGTATTGGAGAACAACGAGCACTACCAGAGCCAGTGGAGGAACTGGAAAAGGTGAACCTTGATAACTCACGGCCGAAACGGACGACTAGGATTGGCACACTAGCTAGTTGGCCGGTACGCCAAGCACTCATGACTTTCCTCAGAGATAACCaagatgtgttcgcctggagtcatgaagacatgccaagAATTGACCCATCGGTCATAGTTCACAAGTTAAATGTATCACCCTCATTCCCTCCAATCCGGCAAAAGAAACGAGTGTTCGCCCAGGAGCAGGACAAGGCCATAATGGAGGAAGTTTGA